One Thalassophryne amazonica unplaced genomic scaffold, fThaAma1.1, whole genome shotgun sequence DNA window includes the following coding sequences:
- the LOC117505798 gene encoding uncharacterized protein LOC117505798, with product MHKSSSCPPAGSLVPLPVPKQPWTHIMMDFVTAPPLRGNTVIPTVVDRLSKMCHFVPLPRLPSPKEIAEIMLTHVFRLHAFPQDTVSDRGLQFVSGFWREFCHLLWATSSLTSGYHPQANVFGHPPSLFSSSTLRSPAPSALILVVRCQRTWERACRALYCSLAQHKAAMDRKQSTAPVYMTGQKVWLSPQHLPQRGVPRKLATRFLGPFPVSKVINVVSVRLHLPSSMRFHPTFHVSHAKPFRSTHLPTSAD from the exons ATGCATAAGTCCTCCTCATGCCCCCCCGCAGGTTCATTAGTGCCTCTGCCAGTTCCCAAACAGCCATGGACTCATATCATGATGGACTTTGTTACTGCCCCCCCCCTACGAGGCAACACTGTGATCCCGACTGTGGTTGACAGATTAtctaaaatgtgtcattttgtgcctttaCCCAGATTGCCTTCTCCCAAGGAAATTGCCGAAATAATGTTAACTCATGTGTTTCGTCTCCATGCTTTTCCCCAGGATACTGTCTCTGACCGGGGCCTGCAGTTTGTTTCTGgattttggagggagttctgccactTACTCTgggccacctccagtctcacGTCCGGCTATCACCCCCAAGCAAACG TGTTTGGTCATCCTCCCTCTCTGTTCTCTTCCTCCACCCTTCGGTCCCCGGCCCCATCTGCCCTCATTCTGGTTGTCAggtgccaacgaacctgggagcgggcatGTCGAGCCTTATATTGTTCCTTGGCCCAACATAAGGCTGCCATGGACCGCAAACAGTCCACGGCCCCTGTCTACATGACTGGTCAAAAGGTCTGGCTCTCTCCTCAGCATTTGCCGCAACGGGGTGTTCCTCGGAAACTGGCTACCAGGTTCCTTGGTCCCTTCCCCGTGTCCAAGGTCATTAACGTTGTTTCTGTTCGTCTCCATTTGCCCAGTTCCATGCGTTTTCACCCCACTTTTCATGTTAGTCACGCCAAGCCTTTTAGGTCCACCCATCTGCCTACTTCAGCCGACTGA